TTCTCGCATGTCTATATATCCCGATTATTTTTGGGACAATTTATAGCTTCAACGCCCCTTCTGATAAAGGGATATTCTCAGTAACAACTTGAAATAGATTCTCATATGCAGCCTATGTTGAACTATTTTCAAAATCACATGCGCTAGCTTTTATTAATTCATTTTTACTAGGACTTGCAACTTCAATTCTAGTAATTACACTTTCATTAATTACAGTGTTTTCCCTATGAAGACACAAAAACAAAACAGCGAGAACTTTTGTTCAATCAACATCGAACGTTCCATTAATTAACCCTGATGTTATTACCGGACTAACTCTTGCTATTGTTTTAAACCTAATTTTCTTAGGAACACTTAAAGCAACTAATGAAGGATTTTTTAGAGCAATTATTGGTCATACAGTTATGACATTACCTTATGGAATTTTGATTATGTTGCCAAAAAGTGACAAATTCTCAAAGAGCATTTTTGAATCAAGTCAAGACCTTGGGTATTCAAAAATTAAAACTTGATTTAAAACTTATTTTGTTTACATGTTAGGATCAATTGGTTTTACTTTCGTTATTACAATTGCTTTATCATTTGATGATTTTATTATAACTAGAATTGTTTCTAACACAGAGACTTTAGGAACACAATTGTATGAAGGTCAATTTCAAGCTTGATCACTTGGAATTGGCGCCATATCTCTTTTAGTGGTAATTTTGGCAAATACAATTTACATCGCCACAAAGGGATCAAGAATTGTTAAAATGAAAAAATTAACTCAACTAACATTGAAGGAAAATGCAAAAAAGCATTTAAATAGGTAATTGAAATTGAGAACACGTGTATGAAAAATTATTCTTTCTGGATTTTTTATAATTCTAACTTTTTTTGCTTTAATCGCAGCTATTGCAATTAAATTTGACAATCAATATCGCCCAAGCGTTTATAACTACGAATCTTATTTATCACCGAAAGTAATTGGTAAACTTAAAGAAAAATACAATTACAAAGTATTTAAGGAAATCAGTGAATTTACTCAAGCATTAACACAAGATAAAGCCATTGCTGGAGTAGGAAGTGATTTTCAAGCTGCTCAACTAATTATTGACCAAAAAATTAAAAAAATTAATTTTGAAAAAATTTACGGACCGGGAGCACAAAATTGAGAAACGCGAAAACAATACTATACTAAAAATGTTGTCGCCCATCTTGAAGCTTTTGACGCCATCATTTTAAACACACTAATAAATTTAGAATCCGAAAAAAAATTAGACCGCTACAAATACCACATTATTAGGGACCAAAATAACAAAGCTATTGGCTACAGCTCTGTGCCGGGTTCACAAACACCAGATCACTTTTATGAATATGTTTTACCATACTTCATTCAAGACAAAGGTATTGGATACAACATTAATAAAGAAACTCGACCAAATTTGGAAATTGACAAAGTTTTAAATGAATTGGATGACAAAAGCCAAAAATTAAGTTGAGAAGAAATTTTTGTTAGTTTGCAATCAGCAAATTACAAGCATTTCGGATGAACTAACGCCTTTGTTGATAATCTTATGATTGGAGCAATGACTTATGGCGATAATTGAATGGATGTATTCACCAAAGTTATTAACTCAAAAAGAGTATTTGATTTTAATGATGATAACTATCGCCTAGCCATTGACTCATTTATCAAATTTGTCGAAAAAGCAACTGGTAGCAGTATAAAAAATGCCAAATATAATTATTTAAGTGGTGATGGTCTTGAACTTCTAAATCATTTAATTGAACCTAAGGTTGGAAGATCAGATGCTGTTATTATCTACAACGGTGATGCTCTTGACGCCTATTATTCAAACGACAACTTTTCAAATGTTGAAGAAGGAAAAATAAAATTTATTCGCCCTAAAACTAACTATTTATTGATGGACAATTGAATTTTATCAAAGGCACTAACTGATAAAGAATCTGATGAATTTTTAGAAACCATCGGATCATTAATTTACAAACAAACACCTTCAAAAGAAAATAAAGATCAAAAAATTGAACCAATTAGCACTGATATAAAAATTCTTGAACAATCATTTTTTACCGAATTAAAAGATGAGTATTTAGGAGATGAAAATCTCATTAAAATTCAAAAAGCTAATTTAAGTAAAAAATTAGATGAACTTGAAGGGAAAGATCAAAAAGAATTATCACAAGCATTTCTTGAATCAGATAATGAAGAATTAAAATCAACCCTATTTCAACCAAATGCTAGTTGAGATCAAATTAAGCAATGAATTTTATCTAAATTTGATGAATTTATTCAAAACCCTGAACTAGAAAAAAATTATGAGTGATTGCTAGTTATTCGTAACTTTTTTGATGATTCGGATCTTGCTTTTTCCGAAACCTTAACTGAATTATTCACAGAAACAGCCATTGGGGATATTTCAAACTTCGATTATGTTTCTTACACACCAACTAA
The sequence above is a segment of the [Mycoplasma] phocae genome. Coding sequences within it:
- a CDS encoding ABC transporter permease; protein product: MSKFKSFLKHSYIIAILACLYIPIIFGTIYSFNAPSDKGIFSVTTWNRFSYAAYVELFSKSHALAFINSFLLGLATSILVITLSLITVFSLWRHKNKTARTFVQSTSNVPLINPDVITGLTLAIVLNLIFLGTLKATNEGFFRAIIGHTVMTLPYGILIMLPKSDKFSKSIFESSQDLGYSKIKTWFKTYFVYMLGSIGFTFVITIALSFDDFIITRIVSNTETLGTQLYEGQFQAWSLGIGAISLLVVILANTIYIATKGSRIVKMKKLTQLTLKENAKKHLNR